The genome window AATTCAGTTTGGCAACCCCCACCGGAAGGCGGGCCCAAACAATATAACGTGTCTGGATCGGCGGGGGAAAGCTACCCACACCTTGAACAACCTCATACCAACTGCTACCCAAAAACCTACTCTGGAGGAATGGGAACTATATGACAATTAAATCTCTTAAGTTCCCCAGGATCCTCTGCGAGATGGTATCAGCCGAGAGGACATGTCCCTCGTATGTAAACAAACATCTCGCCCTCCATAAGTGCCATAAGATAACTGCCGGCCCTATCCGTAGCACCCATCGTAAGATCCAATATGCCGACGGAGTAAGCCACCAATATAAGCATCGGTCCTTAATTGTCCTGCCGAAGGAAGAAATACCAAATGGCATTTCGAACAATTTCCAGACTGCTATGGGGGTGTCTCCCAGTGAGAAGACGTGTTGCAGCGTCTCTAAGTGATTATTACTACAACAAAAGCAACGTGACGGGCCATGGACATTGAACTGATAGAGAATATCTGAGAGTGGGATCTTGGAATGCATTATACACCATAGTATACAGGAGAACTTCAATAGCAATCCCTTCACCCATATTTGCTTGAATACCCAAGAGTCCGCGGCACTTGGCACAATAATTGGGATTACAAACCGTATACTGAAGTCCCCGGACTGCGTCCCAGACCAAAACGGAACATCCCTACCTCCAACCTACCAGCACTCAAATCGCTCCTCAATTTTATGAAGGACCTCTTCTAGCAATATGCAACATAATTTCCCAAAGTCCCAGTTACCATTCACCCAGTAACTTGCCACCACTTCGGTGCTGGCCAGATGTGGGAACCGCCATGCTAATGGACCGTCCCCCAACCAATTATCCCACCAGAAATCAACCTGACCTGCAACCACATCCTAGGTTAGATGTGGCTCCACCCAAACTCGAGCCCACAACATTCTCCTCCATGTGCCCGAAGCAGTTGGAGTATTTTGTACCTGATTCGGGTGACTACCCTTGCAATACTGTGTCTTCATGAAATCTGCCCACAGAGATCCACCATTCCTAAACCTCCACCACAACTTACAAGAGAATGCCTACACTGTCGTATAGAGTGAGCGGAGAGCCAAGCCCCCATTTCCCCATTGCTAACATACCGGCGACCAAGACATCCAGTGACGTCTCTTTTTCCCATCCACGGCCTCCCACAAGAAGTTCCCTAGTAACTGAGGGAGACGATCAATCACTCCCTTAGGTGGAGCCAGCACCGAGAGTAGGTATACCGGCATTGACAACAGGACAAACTTTATCAGGACGAGACGCCCGCCGAACGATAACCATTTTGATGTCCAAGCCCTTATCCGCCTTGCAATATTGTCCTCTAGCTCCGAGAATAAGAAGCTAGACTTCCTCCCGGTAAATAGAGGGCAACCCAAATATCTAATGGGGAAGGCCTTAAAGGAGTACCCCGTCTCCCTCGCAATCAGTGCGCGCCTCGGTGCTGGGCTTTTATTTGATGTGAGGAAACAACTCTTACTATTATTAATCAGCTGACCGGAACAAGCTTGGTATTCCTGAAGCACTCTCATCAAGCATCAAATAGATCTAATGTCTCCACGAAAGAAGACAATAATATCGTCAGCATAGGCGAGATATGTAATTGGGTCCGCCTGTCTACCTGCCAGAAAAGGAGTGAAACCCGACTCCTCCAATAGCGCATTTAGACCATGCGAAAGAACTTCAGCTGCAATAATGAACAACGCCGGAGAAAGCGCATCCCCTTGCCTCACCCCATAGGTAGACTTGAAGAAACCACAGGGTTGTCCATTAACCAGTACCTAAAAATGACAGTTCGAAATTAACCGCCATACCATATCTATAAATGCCTCCCCAAACCCAAACGCACGAAGAACCGATATAAGAAATACCCAAGATACTCTATCATAAGCCTTGACCATATCTAATTTGAAAGCAACATTACCCCCACGGACCTTTTTATTTATCGCAGAAATCATCTCCTGTGCCAGCAAAATATTATTCGAAATTAACTCCCTTTCACAAAAGCACTTTGTTGGGGAGAGATAATCCTATGAAGGATTCCTTCCAAGCGAGCCGCCAACAGCTTGGAGATAATTTTATTGACAAAATTACATAGACTGATTGGGTAGAAATCCGAAAATTGTGATAGATTCTCCACCTTCGGGATTAATGCTAGTAAAGTAGCTGTATACCCCACCGGTAGATTGGCTCCCACAAAGAAGTCTTGAACTACTAAGACCATGTCATCCCACACAATTTCCCACGTGGCTATGAAAAACTTCCCCGTGAAGCCATCTGGTCCAAGCGCCGAATCACCATCCATCGAAAACACAATCTTTTTAACCTCCTCCACCCCCGGAATCTCTTGTAAAATCTCATTTTCCATGTCCCCTACCAATCTAGGAATGGTCCTTAACATGTTGGTGTTATCCTGGTGTTCAAAATTTGACGGTCCCAAAAAGACAgcagaaaagaactattctgccAAAGCCTTTATTTGCACGAAGTCCTCTTCCCATCCATTATCCTTGTTCTTAATGCGATGGATGAACAAACGAGCCCTTCTCTGCCGCACTGTTGCATGAAAAAACTTAGTGTTGGCATCTGTCTCTTTGAATTATTTGAGCTTAGCCTTCTGTTTCCAGAAGTCCGTCTCCCTACATAACTCCTGTCTCAATTTTGCTTGGGATTGGTGTAAGAGACTCTGATTAAGGTCCGACGAGTCTGCTTCCAAAGCCAGTTCACTCAACCTCACTGCCTCATCTGCCTCCTTGACCCTGTCATAATATTATCAAACACCTCCCTATTCCAGATACTCAAGGCTGCCTTAACATTCTTCAACTTCGATAACAATCGCCGAATGGGTCGTCCCTGTACCGGTTGCCCCCATGCATCCTTAACCACATTTAAGAATTGGTGATGGGAACTCCACACATTCAGGAATTGGAAACTGCGAGAGGACTGAAGCCCAATGCTTCTTGAAGAGACCAGTAGAGGGGCATGATCTAACATTAACCGGTTTAAGTGTGTAACGGACACCGCAACCTTCAAAGTATCCCAAACGGAATTAAGTAGAAACCGATCCAACCTCTTCCACACACGGGCCTTTCCAAACCTGTTATTACACCAGGTAAACTTAGATCCCGAAAACCCCACATCACATAACTCCGACATGTTAAGAAATTGGATAAAGTCTGTCGCCTCCGACAGGGCAAAAGGTCTACCCCCATTTTTCTCCTCTGCCGCCAGAATAACATTAAAATCACCTGCCATAAGTACAGGTAGGCGGGTAGAACATACGAAAGCCAAGTCCCTCCATAACTCAGACCTCTCCTCTCTACTACACGCTGCATGAACAAATACTGCAACAAACTCCTGACCCATATATAGGTGAGTTATTCGTAGGGCAATAAACTGTGAATTTTGTGCCACGATCACTGCCGTAAAAGAAGAATTGTAGAAGACCCAAATCCTACCTTCCAAATTTGCCAAAGCATGATGAAAATTTAGCTTGACCCATTTGTACTCCAAACGAGACAAATCTAGCAACGGCTCATATAATGCAACCAGAGACAACGCATGTACACGACACAACTTACGTAACCTTGCTAGAGTAGATCAGTTACCCACCTCCCTAACATTCGAAAATAAAGAGTTGATCATGGAAACAATAAAGAAGAAGCTTGAGAAGAAGAACCTTGCTTCTTGGAACGGTGTGCAAGTGGCTGCCAATCATCACCCAATCTAAAAACATCAACCGGTTACGAAATGCCTCCATTGATTGGCTTATTATGGACACCTTCCTCGGTGACAGATTCATCCCATTTATCAAACCATCCTGCTACTGTGAGATCATCGAGACCATGCCATCATCAGCCTCCAAACCAGCATCTGTACCCACCTCCCCCGCCTCTGCGCATACCAGGTCAGCCAGCCTTTCAATCACTTTCTCCGCCGCAACTTGGATAGCTTCCTCTACCAATTGCCCCTGCCCAGTCCCAACAAAACTGTCCATGCTTGGTATCACAGCCCCTTTCCCCTCCAGGCCGTCAGCACATGTTCGGAAGTCCGGAAATACCAATGCAGCAGGTGTGTCCTTCCCCTCCTCCTCTTCGCAACGCTTCTCCTCATGCAGTTCCTTTGGACTGGTGGCTACCCGCTCCTCCCTAGCCACCATCTAATTCTGCTGCCGCCCCTGCCGTCGCAACATCCCCAACGGCAGCGGCTTTCTCCATTCGTACCACATCAACAGTAGGCTGAGCCGCCAAGGTCCCGGCCTCTCCCTGTCCATTCGCACTCGTCGACGCGAAGACGCTTCTCGACTGGTAAACTTGTACCACCTTTCTACACTGATCTTGCACAGATATAGGCTTCAGTTCTGGGTTTTTAACCTTGCATTCAGCCTCATTATCTCCCTGATGGAAACAGTGCCCACAATACTTTGGGAGATTTTCTGGAATCAACGGCTTCTAGAAGCCCGTCCTATCCCCCACTGCAATCCAAACCCTAGACGGGAGCTCTTTCAACAGATCGACCTCGCAACAGACCCTAGCCATGTTCGGGGGTGAGCTCCTCGCAGTTGCAGCATCCACACATAGTGGCCGACCCAAGCAAGCCACTATGGGAAACAGGCACTTTATGAAACAGATGCACCGGCAGCTTTGGAAGCGCAAACCATACAGGAGCCACGGATGTTTCTCTATCAATATGAAAATCGATGGACCATTTGAAAACCCTCATAGGGACCTCTTTAATGTACCAGATTCCTCTAGCCCACATACGGTAGTAGTCAGCTTCAGTTGTTAGCCGTATCAGTACATGTCTACGATCCAGCAAGCCGATAGAGAATTCTGCCTTTAAATCTAGAATGTggaaaaattttcttagatCTTCCATTGGCGGCCGCCCCTTCGAAAACTTACCCATCAAGGCGTATTGAAACGGAGCAGCAATACGTTCCATATCCTCCATGCAAAAGTTCACTGCCGGTTCTCCCCTATGTGTAGTTGCAATGGCTTGCACCCGAGCTGTCGTAGATGTAGACGCTAACGAAGCGAAAGACTTTGATTGGAAACCCATCGCCGACTTGGATGAAACTACCTCCGCAAAGGACAAGCCGGTACCAGTATGGGTTGTAACCGAAGGTGGTATCCCTTCCTCTGAAGAGGGGGGACGGCCTGCCATGACGGCCACAGACGTTGATGCAGTAGTGGAAAAACcttaaaattctaaaaatagAAAGTTTTTTAGAGAAAGTTTTTGAGAGCCCTAGAGTTTATTATGGTAAGTTATGTGTGTGtattctctaatttttttttaagactaTGAGTGATTTTCAAGACTCcatttacaaagaaaaaatcGTAATTGTCAGAGTCTTATAGCACTTGAAAATTAGATTCCATTGCTTCTTTGGGACATATGCTACATCACCCAAAAAACATAATCTGAATCTAAAAACCATCCAAGATGAAATATCAACTGTTGGAGTTGTGAGAATATCTCCATCGATTTACGTCCAAAATCAATAATGGACTCCActtttttcttgattcttaAATCACTTGCCTAGATTTATATTGTCAAGTGTTTCCATGCTTTCCAACTTCTCATCCTTTACCATCAATGCGTCTTGCCAAACTATTGAAACAGGAATACCAACCATTAAATTGTTGAATTGGTAATAGCCACAAATTCACTTGTTCTTAATAGTCAAATAGGATCCAACCATGAACCCTATTCTAATACCAGTTTGTTGGGACCAAGCACGAAATAACAACTATAGAGACATCAAGAATATAACAATTTAATGACGAATAAGTCacaaacatgaaaaataaatgaCACACAAGATTTAATGTGGTTCGCCTTCATCATTGTGCCTACGTCTATAGAGAGAAATCCGttttttattatgagaggaaaatccTATATAAGAATATAATTTGAATCCAAATCCAACCCTTGTATGTCGCACTTGTGTGCCACTTTGTAGTATACCAACCTCACCTATTTATAAGTTACATTACTTGGCTAACACCCAAgtaataacaagaaataattgCTATTTCTTAACCTTATATGGAATAGGAAATAATTTCTAAACTCATATGAATAGGAAATTCCTTAACTACTAcatcaagtaactaaaaccaattaagAAACTAGTTATTTTGACACAAAATGAGAAATctgcctaaaagaaattaagtcaATTTTCTAACATATCATTTGTCCATAAATTATACCAAGGGTAATTTTACCCAggaaatttttggaatattacCTAAGAGAGAACTGGATTCTTCAAGACAACTTTGCTACACTTGACACCGTTTGGCTAAGTGTATGCCtttatcttttggacttttgctTTGGATAAGCAGGCACAATCAACTTTAACTTGTTTTGTCACCATTTGCTGTTGATATGGTGCTGAAGTTGGATGTTGAGAAACTTATCAGATTGTGGATTTGCAGGTTATTGAACATCTAGTACTTCAAGTACCTATCACAACGAAAATAGATATTGTGTAGTTGAATAATGAATATCCTTGGTTAGTTGGAAAAAGGATATACCTTATAAAATTTGGACTTCGGATGAATTGGATTCTTGCATATTCTTGCATTATCATTTGGTTGAAAGCATCTCTTGCAATGTGTAGCAAGTTCCTTACTCATTGATGTCTGGCCTTTCCTTGGTTCATCAACTAATCTCTTTCTCATTTTTTGGGCCTTCCAGGCATCTTTCGTACTGTCGATGGATTAATGGGGTCCTCAAGTGCCCTTACCTAGTACTTGACACTTGAAATAGGATTAATCACGTGGGCATATGTCTTCAAGTATGTCACCCTGCTATAACACTTACGCACATATCATAAAactagtcctttttttttttgcctgtaTTTTAGCACATCCATGTACTCAAGGACATCCATTTAATTGAAATAGGTCATAGGTACAAGTCCAATCTTGAAAATTCACAACTACTTCATGTTAATGCCAGAATCTCATATTCCAAGCCACTAGCCATATATTGCAACACACAACctactttactttacatttctttttcaattttctccTGGATATTGGGACAAATTTTGCCTTGAAATTTTTTCATACCAGCCCTCTTGACTTGAATTCAATGCATTAACCTTCTCCTAGTCCATTCAAACATAGAAACCATTGCCAATTCCCTTACTTTAAGAATATAGTTGTTAAAAGACTCAATCAGCTTATTTACCAATATGTCATTCTTGCTACTTACTCCAAAATGAGATCTGGACCACAATGTTAAGGGAAGCTGGGCTAGCCATGCTGCAGCATCTTTGTTGGCCTTTTCCAGGTCTTACATAGCAACCTTCCAGTTATGTTCATTACCATCATCTATGGTCTCTAATCCTTCTTATAACTAGCCAGGCTCATCATTCTTCTTACTTTGGTTCACATCAGCTCTAGTTGTGTCCTGTGCAATATGCTTGTTCCCTTTTCCATTGGCTTTATTTGGTTGGTCGATATGTATACCTTCCTTTCAATAGTACTAACTCCACTAGCAGCATATAGGGGTGGCTCTTTAAATGCTTGTTCCCACTTTCACTATATATTACGCTTATAGGAAGGTAAAGATGTGAAAATTTCATGAGATTAATATCATCATTCCCTGTAATTGATAGTAATCCACTATCTATGTCTAAACCAGGGAAACACCACTAAAAATTAACCTTGGTTGCATCAGGGCCCACTTGCTTAAACATTCTCCATAGCCAAATTATAGACATTTCATTTGGATTTTTATTCTTCCATATGCCTATTTTATACTCTCCTATATAAGCAATATTTGGATCACTTCTAAATTTTCCCCCAAAATACATGTAAATATCAACCATTTTATCTcctttctcattttcttttgtttcataaaacaagacaaaaaaaGCAAATGGGGTTTTAGCTTTGAAATTTGTCCAGCTTTGAAGTTCTCTCATCCTAGGATTTTCTTGCTCGTTTTtgtctctctctatctctcttccTCAATCGTTCGACTACCAAACCAAATGGATGAAAGAgtcttaggg of Coffea arabica cultivar ET-39 chromosome 5c, Coffea Arabica ET-39 HiFi, whole genome shotgun sequence contains these proteins:
- the LOC140007655 gene encoding uncharacterized protein, which codes for MENEILQEIPGVEEVKKIVFSMDGDSALGPDGFTGKFFIATWEIVWDDMVLVVQDFFVGANLPVGYTATLLALIPKEMISAINKKVRGGNVAFKLDMVKAYDRVSWVLVNGQPCGFFKSTYGVRQGDALSPALFIIAAEVLSHGLNALLEESGFTPFLEYQACSGQLINNSKSCFLTSNKSPAPRRALIARETGYSFKAFPIRYLGCPLFTGRKSSFLFSELEDNIARRIRAWTSKWLSFGGRLVLIKFVLLSMPVYLLSVLAPPKGVIDRLPQLLGNFLWEAVDGKKRRHWMSWSPSRFLGSSWYEVVQGVGSFPPPIQTRYIVWARLPVGVAKLNFDGSFMNPSWAGGSGILRDSVGQVVFAFSESYRNVTSLRAEARALCTGLELCKILGYGPLVVEGDSMILIQAV